Genomic window (Candidatus Woesearchaeota archaeon):
GTGAGCCTGCAAATTTTCTTGACCTTCGTGGAGGAACAGGAGTTGAAACTATGGAAGTTGCTCTTGAAACCCTAACCAAAAAGAGCCTTAAAGGTATTATCATCAACATCTTTGCAGGAATTACTCATTGCGACGATATTGCACAGGGAATTATTCAATTCAAGAAACATCATGAACTTGCAATTCCCATAGCAGTTCGCATGATTGGGACCAAAGAACAAGAAGGAAAAGAAATTCTTGAAAAACACGGCATCAAGGCATTTAGACACATGGAAGATGCAATTGAGATGATCGTAAACCAAACGCGGTGAATGCATAATGAACACAACACGAAAAAAACCAGTTGTTTCCTGCATTAAGGAAATTAAAAATAATGAGAACCGAGTAGGACTCACACCCAAGGGAGTACAACAACTTCGTAAATACGCCACCATTCTTATTGAAAAAGGTGCTGGAAAAGGATCAGGATTTAGTGATGAAGACTACGAAAAAGCAGGGGCAACGATCACCACTAAGACAAACTGCTTTAAAGAAGCAGATATCCTTGTTAAAGTGAAAGAACCTCTCCCATCAGAATACAAATACCTCAAATATCTTAAAGGTAAAAAACTCTACACCTATCTTCACCTTGCAGCAGTTGATAAACAACTCACAAAAGAACTTCTTAAACACAACATAACCGCAATAGGTTACGAAACTATTGAACACAAAGGAGAACTTGTAGCTCTTAAACCCATGAGCGAGGTAGCAGGAATCCTTGCAATTCAATACGCAGCACAGTTCTTACAGAAAAAGTATGGGGGAAGAGGAGTAACACTAGGACAAATTGACAACGTTGATCCAGCTCTTGTTGTTATCATAGGGGGCGGAACTGTTGGCAGATGGGCCGCGAAAACAGCAGCAGGAATGGGTTGTAAGGTAGTTGTGATTCAAAGAAAAGGAAAAACATTCAACGAGCTACACTCTTTTTTCA
Coding sequences:
- a CDS encoding alanine dehydrogenase; translated protein: MNTTRKKPVVSCIKEIKNNENRVGLTPKGVQQLRKYATILIEKGAGKGSGFSDEDYEKAGATITTKTNCFKEADILVKVKEPLPSEYKYLKYLKGKKLYTYLHLAAVDKQLTKELLKHNITAIGYETIEHKGELVALKPMSEVAGILAIQYAAQFLQKKYGGRGVTLGQIDNVDPALVVIIGGGTVGRWAAKTAAGMGCKVVVIQRKGKTFNELHSFFKKSLGPLAEQVRIVESTPLRTASWTKRADVVIGSVLIRGAKAPKLVTKQMVEHMQEGSVLVDVAIDQGGCIWGSRPTTHDNPIYTYKKKIYCAVPNMPGQVPRQSTIALTQATLPYLLKMVKGTAYKDKGFMKGVQIANGFITHKEVAASLNMMDKYLYDY